The genomic interval CATAGGAATAGTTTCATATAATACCGACGAAGGCCTGCAAAAAAAGTACCTGATGGATATCGGGATTCAATGCGGTTTCATCAAACTGAAGCTTGGACTGGAAGAAAGCACCAGGATACTGTTGGCGACGCTGCAGGCGAACGAGGCTCGCGGAAGGCGGAAATACGTCCGGGCTAACTGCGCTCTGGATAATCTGTCGGCGATCAACCTCCGGCAGGGGCCGATACAGGCCGCCGGAAACCTCCACGATATCAGCGTCGTCGGGTTTTCCTGCATTCTCGATCCCGATCCGGCCTTCTCCAAGGGCACCGTGCTCAGGGATATTCAGCTGAAGCTGCGCGCGTCTCTGGTGCGCACCGAAGCGGTCGTGTACGGCATGCGCCAGGTTGAAGACAGAACGATGTATGTAATGCTGTTTAAAAGCAAACTGGAAGACCACGCTACGAGCAAGATACGGAACTATATTCAGACTGCCCTGCAGATGGAGATCGAACTTCAGGCTGAACAGGCCGAATCGCCCGCTCCCGCGAAAACAGAAGAAATTCGCGACGAATTCCTGTCCCTTTAATCTTATTTTCGAAACGCCTCTTTCAATTTTACCTGAACGAATTCAAAACTCCCCTCGCCGTGGACGAGAACGCAATCGGAACAGTCCTTCACTCCGTCCCTGACGGTATAATTGCCGCCGCACTCGAAGGTATACAGCGGGCAATAGCAAAAGAGACAGTTTTGATTTTCCAGATGATGGCATGGATAGAATTCGCAAGCAGTATTCGAAAAGTGCTTAAACCCTTCCGGCATGCAGGCCCTACTTTACGAACGCGCGAAGAACTTCCTTCACGGTTTTTTTGAACACTATCTGCCGGGTTTGATTGCTTTCCCAGATGAAATCCCGCAGACTCTTGCTCTCCAGATTCTCGAAATCCCCGACTATGCCGATGTACAGTTTATAATTGCTCGCCTTTTGCAGAATTTCGCCGGCTAACCCGGTAGAAAGATCGAAAAAATCCCCGGTAATCTGCTCTTTCCGGAACACGATCCGTTTTATCGAATAATCCGACACAATGTCCAGAAGGTCCTGAGGACCGTTCAGTATCAAATCTTCATCAAGAATTTCGAGAATCCGTATTCCCTGAATATTGAATTCGCGCGTTTCCATCTTTTCATCTCCCTATTTTCAATCGTTTTCAGCAGCCGGCGAAGACAGAATTTCTTTCGAGGCCTGTTCAATTTCCGTACGCAGGGCATCAGATACCGATCCGGCCTTGCAGACTTCGTCAAGAAGAGGACGCAATTTTCGGTAGGGACAGGATTCGGCCAGTTCAGGCCGGGTATCGAGCCAGGCGGTCAAGGTTGAAATCTCCTTATCGTTGACCTCGCCGTCCGCGAGAATCCCATGTAAAATGCCCTCGAAGCGCTGCATTGCGGCCGACAGGCAGGTACGATACCCGGAAGAGCAGCTCAACTGGTCGACGAACCACTTCAAGTCTTCGATTTCAGCCGCCGACAGCACCCCGTCGTCGACTATGCGGTCGATATAGGGCAGGAGCTGTACGAAAGGGCTCCTGTCGCCGTAGGGACGATACTGATCGCACCACCGGGACAGCTCCTGTATCTCTTCGGTTGTCACCTGGTTATCCAGAAGAATGCCGCTCAGCAAGCCTTCAAGATGCTGAAAGGCAGACGACACCTCTTTTTGGT from Teretinema zuelzerae carries:
- a CDS encoding cysteine-rich small domain-containing protein; the protein is MPEGFKHFSNTACEFYPCHHLENQNCLFCYCPLYTFECGGNYTVRDGVKDCSDCVLVHGEGSFEFVQVKLKEAFRK
- a CDS encoding DUF4180 domain-containing protein; the protein is METREFNIQGIRILEILDEDLILNGPQDLLDIVSDYSIKRIVFRKEQITGDFFDLSTGLAGEILQKASNYKLYIGIVGDFENLESKSLRDFIWESNQTRQIVFKKTVKEVLRAFVK
- a CDS encoding PilZ domain-containing protein — encoded protein: MAETDLGRKVFFLYPPSVIRDDLISRLMEHEYEVYMLKDIAVADKVIRLYPDSICFVNIDAGMEEEKWEEWITKTLSDPSLSTLGIGIVSYNTDEGLQKKYLMDIGIQCGFIKLKLGLEESTRILLATLQANEARGRRKYVRANCALDNLSAINLRQGPIQAAGNLHDISVVGFSCILDPDPAFSKGTVLRDIQLKLRASLVRTEAVVYGMRQVEDRTMYVMLFKSKLEDHATSKIRNYIQTALQMEIELQAEQAESPAPAKTEEIRDEFLSL